The following proteins are encoded in a genomic region of Maribacter hydrothermalis:
- a CDS encoding YegJ family protein: protein MKNTFIYFVSLLFMLSSCKENTSAKTERNGEPDVYNVEDDNAKMNQAMEAAKNSVQEFQDALLSDNPNFEFFAIKQKFEAIEGTEHIWIQDIQLVDTDFMGIVANEPVYAQKVKLGDTISIDRSNISDWMYYDEGKVVGGYTIRVIRDELSPEEQAQFDDENGLIFK, encoded by the coding sequence ATGAAAAATACCTTTATCTACTTTGTTTCCCTTCTTTTTATGTTGTCGTCATGCAAAGAAAATACTAGTGCAAAAACCGAGCGTAATGGCGAACCTGATGTCTACAATGTAGAGGATGACAATGCTAAAATGAACCAGGCGATGGAAGCTGCTAAAAATTCGGTCCAAGAGTTTCAAGATGCCTTACTAAGTGATAATCCTAACTTTGAATTCTTTGCCATTAAACAAAAATTTGAAGCAATTGAAGGCACTGAACATATTTGGATACAGGATATACAACTAGTAGATACCGACTTTATGGGTATTGTTGCCAACGAACCTGTTTATGCCCAAAAAGTAAAACTAGGCGATACTATTTCTATAGACCGAAGTAATATTAGCGATTGGATGTACTACGACGAAGGTAAAGTGGTTGGCGGGTATACGATTCGCGTAATTCGCGATGAACTTTCTCCCGAAGAACAAGCTCAGTTCGACGATGAAAACGGACTTATTTTTAAATAA
- a CDS encoding DUF6892 domain-containing protein, translating to MFNLFKKQPPKSITIIGTEEQLTINGVPVTFPTNHAKLVELFGEPSRSSKTKLTKSTLLCWDAEGVYCNYASSSHIYSFSLIFSKKHQLELSPKNNFSGSININNKDILFDDFDGIKFDNYVLRKLIYKGEEQPYAIAFMVNLDVKKEIATDTYQLKPTNEELLEFSDFGFKLAVIQELMYIQEVLQPLFDVNEFANWYTKRKIDIDQEGYEPIAEVTQYFKDFPVPKRLAPLVTKIYQDGGNDIYLNLLPHGNGSEEYWDIKSCADAKHFPNLKKVTLCYAADTIIDELNHMGIESEWL from the coding sequence ATGTTCAATTTATTTAAAAAGCAGCCGCCAAAATCTATTACGATTATTGGCACCGAGGAACAGTTGACAATTAATGGCGTGCCTGTTACATTCCCCACGAACCATGCAAAATTGGTTGAACTATTTGGTGAACCTAGCCGTTCTTCCAAAACAAAACTGACCAAGTCTACCTTACTTTGCTGGGATGCGGAAGGTGTTTATTGCAACTATGCCTCTTCCAGTCATATTTATAGTTTTAGTCTTATTTTTTCTAAGAAACATCAATTAGAACTTTCTCCAAAAAATAATTTTTCGGGGTCTATTAACATAAACAATAAGGATATTCTTTTTGATGATTTTGACGGAATTAAGTTTGATAACTATGTGCTTAGAAAACTAATCTATAAAGGCGAAGAACAACCCTACGCCATTGCTTTTATGGTGAATCTTGATGTAAAAAAGGAAATTGCGACAGATACATATCAGCTTAAACCAACCAATGAAGAACTTCTTGAATTCTCGGATTTTGGTTTTAAACTGGCGGTTATTCAAGAACTGATGTACATACAAGAAGTGCTTCAACCACTATTTGACGTGAACGAATTTGCTAATTGGTACACCAAACGAAAAATTGATATTGACCAAGAAGGTTACGAGCCTATTGCTGAAGTTACCCAATATTTTAAAGATTTTCCTGTTCCTAAACGCCTTGCTCCTTTGGTAACCAAAATTTACCAAGATGGCGGCAATGATATTTACTTGAATTTATTACCCCACGGCAATGGTTCTGAAGAGTATTGGGACATAAAAAGCTGTGCCGATGCCAAGCACTTTCCTAATCTTAAAAAAGTTACGCTTTGCTATGCTGCCGATACTATTATCGACGAATTAAACCACATGGGTATTGAATCGGAATGGTTGTAA
- a CDS encoding cupin domain-containing protein: MNIISFTDSPNFNDQKIVTQVLLETTFSKEIRILLKKGQVMKEHKAPFPIIIHMIQGKIDFGAEGAIHSLKAGDIITLDSNVPHDLSAKDDSIVRLTLSKLDTAERVVKVVENS, translated from the coding sequence ATGAACATCATATCTTTTACTGATAGTCCTAATTTTAACGACCAAAAAATTGTAACCCAAGTCCTTTTAGAAACTACCTTCTCTAAAGAAATACGTATTCTCCTTAAAAAAGGTCAGGTGATGAAAGAACACAAAGCACCCTTCCCTATTATTATACACATGATACAGGGGAAAATAGACTTTGGTGCCGAAGGTGCTATTCACTCTTTAAAAGCAGGAGATATTATTACATTGGACAGTAATGTTCCGCACGACCTATCTGCAAAAGATGATAGTATTGTTCGTTTAACGCTTTCCAAGTTAGATACTGCTGAACGCGTTGTTAAAGTTGTAGAAAACTCTTAA
- a CDS encoding group III truncated hemoglobin has protein sequence MSEITNREDVSLLVHTFYDKIRQNDMLGPIFNSHITNDEWPAHLDKLTDFWETNLFGIAKFKGSPTTKHINVDKSLKHTMSENHFETWLQLWFETIDELYTGELAMRAKESAGRMAAGQFGMVMHYRPEEYKS, from the coding sequence ATGTCCGAAATTACAAATAGAGAAGATGTTAGCCTATTGGTACATACTTTTTATGATAAAATACGGCAAAACGATATGTTGGGCCCTATTTTTAATAGCCATATAACCAATGACGAATGGCCTGCACACTTAGATAAACTGACTGATTTTTGGGAAACCAACCTTTTTGGTATTGCAAAGTTTAAAGGTAGCCCCACTACCAAACATATTAATGTAGACAAAAGTTTGAAACACACTATGTCCGAAAACCATTTTGAAACTTGGTTACAACTGTGGTTTGAAACTATTGATGAACTCTACACTGGTGAATTAGCCATGAGAGCAAAGGAAAGTGCGGGTAGAATGGCGGCAGGACAGTTTGGTATGGTAATGCATTATAGACCCGAGGAATATAAAAGCTAG
- a CDS encoding putative quinol monooxygenase, which yields MMIRIAAIEIEPAFLKEYLEILKIESEASVRLEPGVICIYPMFEKERPNEIRLLEIYADKAAYESHLKSPHFIEYKTSTANMVKSLDLIEMSAIDEASMPKLFRKLSLN from the coding sequence ATGATGATAAGAATTGCTGCTATAGAAATTGAGCCGGCATTTTTAAAGGAGTACCTTGAAATTTTAAAAATTGAGTCGGAAGCATCTGTACGGTTAGAGCCCGGTGTTATTTGTATTTACCCCATGTTCGAAAAAGAGCGTCCTAATGAAATTCGCTTGTTAGAAATATATGCTGATAAAGCCGCTTACGAATCGCACTTAAAAAGTCCGCATTTTATTGAGTACAAAACAAGTACTGCTAATATGGTAAAATCATTAGACCTTATTGAAATGTCCGCCATTGACGAAGCTAGCATGCCTAAATTATTTCGTAAATTGAGCTTGAATTAA
- a CDS encoding transglutaminase-like domain-containing protein, translating into MDYLASTYFYDYESDEIQAFILEYKNTLLSKKEIAKQLYTKVRDTWRYDPYSLSFSKEKYRASEIAKRSKGHCIDKSIVLIASLRAMEIPARIHLAKVKNHIGVERLIEKFGSNELTPHGMVDVLLNDKWLKISPTFNASLCTMLNVAPLDFDGENDAILQEFNHEGSQFMEYLEDYGHFEDVPVAFMAQNAREHYPAIFDSGSNETEFKL; encoded by the coding sequence ATGGATTATCTCGCTTCTACCTATTTTTACGATTATGAAAGTGATGAGATTCAAGCCTTTATTTTAGAATACAAAAACACTTTGCTGTCTAAAAAGGAAATTGCCAAACAGCTATATACAAAAGTGCGCGATACTTGGCGCTACGACCCATACAGTCTAAGCTTTTCTAAAGAAAAATACCGCGCTAGCGAAATTGCGAAAAGGTCAAAAGGACACTGCATTGATAAATCTATAGTCCTAATTGCCAGTCTACGAGCCATGGAAATACCCGCACGTATTCATCTTGCGAAAGTAAAAAACCATATTGGCGTAGAACGCCTTATTGAAAAATTTGGCTCGAACGAATTAACACCACATGGTATGGTTGATGTGCTCCTTAATGATAAATGGCTAAAAATATCACCTACATTTAATGCCTCCTTATGCACTATGCTAAATGTAGCACCTTTAGATTTTGATGGTGAAAACGATGCTATTTTGCAAGAATTCAACCATGAAGGAAGTCAATTTATGGAATACTTAGAGGACTACGGCCATTTTGAAGATGTACCCGTTGCCTTTATGGCACAAAATGCACGTGAACACTACCCGGCAATTTTTGATTCTGGGTCTAATGAAACGGAGTTTAAATTATAA
- a CDS encoding phytanoyl-CoA dioxygenase family protein → MERITNPNSGSQRRVGNNYLITKEEIEQFHDLGYIVLNDVLTEEEMQFLDPWFDHFVLGKEAENMKKDFCDMSQPYGTPMEDFQLVNAMLPSTYRNELADNIYHKITQHIADQLYQDGQTAMDYEQFLAKKPSKKGAEFAMHQDLGYWPKTENTWTATFSLALTDSDLINGCLQVLPGTNKESELRKHFPKSYSGDKKNSGVSRDESHTLVIEERQDDKIVYLPVKRGSITIHDERIVHGSAGNESKEWRKTYVAAYRAIETIAKERAIGFTHSHNDVVDWDNIII, encoded by the coding sequence ATGGAACGCATTACTAATCCTAATTCTGGAAGCCAACGTAGGGTGGGCAATAATTATCTTATCACTAAAGAAGAAATTGAACAATTCCACGACCTTGGCTACATTGTATTAAACGATGTTTTAACTGAAGAAGAGATGCAGTTTTTAGACCCTTGGTTTGATCATTTTGTATTAGGCAAAGAAGCTGAAAATATGAAAAAAGATTTCTGCGACATGTCTCAACCCTACGGTACACCTATGGAAGATTTTCAACTGGTTAATGCGATGCTTCCAAGCACCTATAGAAACGAATTAGCAGATAACATTTACCATAAAATTACACAACACATAGCGGACCAGTTATACCAAGATGGACAAACGGCCATGGACTACGAGCAATTTTTGGCTAAAAAACCAAGCAAAAAAGGAGCAGAATTCGCCATGCACCAAGACTTGGGATATTGGCCAAAAACCGAAAATACCTGGACAGCAACATTTTCTTTAGCACTTACGGACTCTGACCTCATAAATGGATGCCTACAAGTGTTACCCGGCACTAATAAAGAATCCGAACTACGCAAACATTTTCCAAAATCGTATAGTGGCGATAAAAAGAATAGTGGTGTTTCTAGAGATGAAAGCCATACATTGGTGATTGAAGAACGCCAAGATGATAAAATTGTATACCTACCTGTAAAAAGAGGTAGTATTACCATACATGACGAACGTATTGTACATGGGTCTGCAGGAAATGAATCCAAAGAATGGCGAAAAACATACGTAGCAGCCTATAGAGCTATTGAAACTATTGCCAAGGAACGCGCAATTGGCTTTACCCACTCCCATAACGATGTTGTTGATTGGGATAACATCATTATTTAG
- the gldC gene encoding gliding motility protein GldC — protein MADLHTSEITLRVGLDENRIPESLNWSAQDGGIENEEAKAMLLSVWDSKNQESLKIDLWTKDMPVDEMKTFFHQTLVSLSDTFLKATQDEKMTATMKDFCDYFAENLNLKK, from the coding sequence ATGGCAGATTTACATACTTCAGAAATTACCTTGCGTGTAGGATTAGATGAAAATAGAATTCCTGAATCATTAAACTGGTCTGCACAAGACGGCGGTATTGAAAATGAGGAAGCAAAGGCAATGTTATTATCCGTTTGGGATAGTAAAAATCAAGAGTCTTTAAAAATTGACCTTTGGACAAAAGACATGCCTGTAGATGAAATGAAAACTTTTTTTCATCAGACATTGGTTTCTTTATCCGACACATTTTTAAAGGCTACCCAAGACGAAAAAATGACGGCTACCATGAAAGATTTCTGTGATTATTTCGCGGAAAACCTAAATTTAAAAAAGTAG
- the gldB gene encoding gliding motility lipoprotein GldB, with amino-acid sequence MYCVILGRVKPIFILLSVFLVLFSCNDSDKVAQEIAAVPIDLNISRFDREFASAGAEGLPVLRKKYPYLFPAPDSVWVAKMQDSLQIELFQEVGNTFQSFEDEKESIIQLFKHIKYYFPEYTVPKIITVTNDVDYNNRIILADSILFVSLDNYLGAEHKYYGGFQRYIAKSLDRNYLVSDIASAFAKQVVPRPRDRTFLARMIYFGKELYLKDLFMPNANDGKRIGYSQDEMDWAIANEEPMWRNFIENEYLYSTDNKLNQRFLEPAPFSKFGLELDNESPGRLGRYVGWQIVRAFMENNDVDIKQLMTMPADEIFKKSNYKPRN; translated from the coding sequence ATGTATTGTGTAATACTTGGCAGGGTAAAACCAATTTTTATACTATTATCAGTTTTTCTAGTACTTTTTAGCTGTAATGACAGTGATAAAGTTGCTCAGGAGATAGCAGCTGTGCCAATAGATTTAAATATTTCGAGATTTGATCGTGAGTTTGCTTCGGCAGGGGCAGAAGGTTTGCCAGTGCTCCGTAAAAAATATCCTTATCTTTTTCCGGCCCCGGATAGTGTGTGGGTAGCGAAAATGCAAGATTCTCTTCAAATAGAATTATTTCAAGAGGTAGGGAACACGTTTCAAAGTTTTGAAGATGAGAAAGAAAGTATAATTCAACTTTTTAAGCACATAAAATATTATTTTCCAGAATATACGGTGCCAAAGATTATTACGGTAACTAATGATGTGGACTATAACAATAGAATTATATTGGCCGATAGTATATTGTTTGTAAGTCTGGATAATTACTTGGGTGCCGAGCATAAATATTATGGAGGATTTCAACGCTATATAGCAAAATCGTTAGACCGTAATTATTTGGTTAGCGATATTGCTAGTGCTTTTGCAAAACAAGTAGTGCCAAGACCAAGAGATCGTACTTTTCTTGCTAGAATGATTTATTTTGGGAAGGAATTGTATTTAAAAGACCTGTTCATGCCTAACGCCAATGATGGTAAAAGAATTGGGTATTCGCAAGATGAGATGGATTGGGCTATTGCAAATGAAGAGCCTATGTGGCGAAATTTTATAGAAAACGAATATTTATACAGTACAGATAATAAATTGAATCAGCGATTTTTAGAACCTGCTCCGTTTTCTAAATTCGGATTAGAGCTAGATAATGAATCACCTGGTAGGTTAGGTCGTTACGTTGGGTGGCAAATTGTACGTGCTTTTATGGAGAATAATGATGTGGACATAAAGCAATTAATGACAATGCCCGCCGATGAAATTTTTAAAAAATCAAATTACAAACCTCGAAATTAA
- the nadE gene encoding NAD(+) synthase, giving the protein MQTEKVIDHIVKWLKDYATNAKQKGFVIGISGGIDSAVTSTLCAKTGLDLMCLEMPIHQAPNQSDRASRHIEWLQANFKNIKRQPVNLTPVFDSLVAALPAVENEEDRFMSLANTRARLRMTSLYYFAALERYLVAGTGNKVEDFGVGFYTKYGDGGVDLSPIADLMKTEVYAIAKVLGINEEIISAAPTDGLWGDDRTDEDQIGASYPELEWAMTMKDEGKTITDFEGRKKEVFSIFTRLNTMNQHKMLPIPICKIPKALK; this is encoded by the coding sequence ATGCAAACGGAAAAAGTAATTGACCACATTGTTAAATGGTTAAAGGACTATGCTACTAATGCAAAACAAAAAGGATTTGTTATTGGTATATCTGGCGGAATAGATTCTGCCGTTACTTCTACCCTATGTGCAAAAACTGGCCTAGACCTTATGTGTTTAGAAATGCCAATACACCAAGCTCCAAATCAATCTGACCGAGCGTCAAGACATATAGAGTGGTTACAAGCCAATTTCAAAAACATAAAAAGACAGCCTGTAAATTTAACTCCTGTGTTCGACAGTTTAGTAGCTGCTTTACCCGCTGTTGAAAATGAAGAAGATCGTTTTATGTCTTTAGCAAATACTAGAGCAAGATTACGAATGACAAGTCTCTACTATTTTGCCGCACTTGAACGTTATTTGGTAGCGGGTACAGGAAATAAAGTAGAAGACTTCGGTGTAGGATTTTACACTAAATATGGTGATGGCGGAGTAGATTTGAGTCCCATTGCCGATTTAATGAAGACCGAAGTTTATGCCATTGCTAAAGTTCTAGGAATAAATGAGGAAATTATAAGCGCTGCCCCAACCGACGGTTTGTGGGGAGACGACAGAACGGATGAAGACCAGATTGGTGCCTCGTACCCCGAGCTAGAATGGGCTATGACCATGAAAGACGAGGGTAAAACCATTACCGATTTTGAAGGTAGAAAAAAAGAGGTTTTCTCCATATTTACCAGGCTAAATACCATGAACCAACATAAGATGCTTCCTATACCCATTTGTAAGATTCCGAAGGCACTTAAATGA
- a CDS encoding response regulator: MIKVLIADNHPIIRMGVKKVLESAEGFELIDEVATTEELFEKLKDTTPDVVMLEMDIPEINGIAALRKIKKEYADVKVLMYSGQSEDVYALSAIRAGAFGYLSKSSGVEYITAAVKKVSEGSMFITNELAQRLAFDEGTKKPRRFFRRLSTREIEVLKLLASGKRNKEVALGLNLNEKTVSTYKARLMKKLNVDNMVDLLQQAKALELY; the protein is encoded by the coding sequence ATGATTAAAGTTTTAATAGCGGATAATCACCCCATTATAAGAATGGGAGTGAAAAAAGTTCTAGAATCCGCTGAGGGATTTGAACTGATTGATGAGGTGGCAACCACCGAAGAGCTTTTCGAAAAACTCAAAGACACAACCCCCGATGTAGTCATGCTAGAAATGGATATTCCAGAAATTAATGGAATAGCAGCATTACGAAAGATCAAAAAAGAATATGCAGATGTCAAAGTACTTATGTACAGCGGTCAATCTGAAGATGTATATGCCCTTAGTGCTATTAGAGCTGGTGCTTTTGGATATTTATCTAAATCTTCTGGTGTAGAATATATTACAGCAGCAGTTAAAAAAGTAAGTGAAGGTAGCATGTTTATTACCAATGAGTTAGCTCAACGTCTTGCTTTTGATGAAGGTACTAAAAAACCTAGAAGGTTCTTTAGAAGACTATCTACTAGAGAAATAGAAGTTTTAAAACTTTTAGCTAGTGGTAAACGTAACAAAGAAGTTGCTTTGGGTTTAAACCTAAATGAAAAAACAGTAAGTACCTATAAAGCGCGTTTAATGAAAAAATTAAATGTTGATAATATGGTAGATTTATTACAACAAGCAAAAGCTTTGGAATTGTATTAA